A single region of the Tigriopus californicus strain San Diego chromosome 8, Tcal_SD_v2.1, whole genome shotgun sequence genome encodes:
- the LOC131885959 gene encoding uncharacterized protein LOC131885959 (The sequence of the model RefSeq protein was modified relative to this genomic sequence to represent the inferred CDS: added 28 bases not found in genome assembly) has protein sequence MAEAGDQALLHYFEDNFEDRFFRKVLEDIEMRHRIYLESDGFKLKRAFKKSGITSSAKTKVLIYATMHASKAAILECLNGIPVTEWASPVRRFFRRCTCQDISQEKCGVIAVNRIPCVFPDLTATHWVRFCPVPTIGNMIRHLWFAQLNVSEGLLRQQKNWEMSVSQELGMGEFQGYDWESKSNDMYPLRMPNGSIFKPENDFHTRTDIEEWIALYPKAANQSMLDEDLADSKMSSGMEVQGL, from the coding sequence TGCATTATTTTGAGGACAATTTTGAGGACAGATTTTTCCGCAAAGTTCTCGAAGATATTGAAATGCGACACAGGATTTACCTCGAGAGTGATGGGTTTAAGCTCAAGAGGGCTTTTAAGAAGTCCGGCATCACTTCCTCGGCTAAGACCAAGGTGCTCATTTATGCCACCATGCACGCGAGTAAAGCTGCTATCCTGGAATGTTTGAACGGGATTCCCGTCACCGAATGGGCGTCTCCGGTCAGAAGGTTCTTCCGGCGTTGCACGTGCCAGGATATTTCACAAGAGAAGTGCGGCGTTATAGCCGTGAACCGCATTCCTTGTGTGTTCCCGGATTTGACGGCCACACACTGGGTTCGATTCTGCCCGGTTCCAACGATCGGGAACATGATAAGACATCTCTGGTTTGCTCAATTGAACGTGTCGGAAGGCTTATTGAGACAACAGAAGAATTGGGAAATGTCAGTCTCGCAAGAGTTAGGAATGGGAGAATTTCAGGGATATGATTGGGAATCGAAGTCTAATGACATGTATCCTTTGCGAATGCCCAATGGGTCCATCTTTAAGcctgaaaatgattttcacACCAGAACCGACATCGAAGAATGGATCGCCTTGTATCCCAAAGCAGCGAATCAGAGCATGTTGGATGAAGATTTGGCGGACAGTAAGATGTCTTCAGGCATGGAAGTACAAGGTCTGTAG
- the LOC131885957 gene encoding uncharacterized protein LOC131885957, translated as MMMMMSKKSFGQVSGANTLDLSSCSSSSGQSKMVGRAECSVVLVGDAKCGKSSLIRRLTQDEWTEEYVPTSFDKVLATQEVNKQKVDLILWDTSGSPAYDSVRSLSYPDADVFLLCYKITDPISLRNVKSKWVPEIRRHARQCVPIILCGCQSDMRTDPRTIDQLSKVGRGPVSQDQALGVCCDIGAVNFIETSSKSYEATKEVQEAFELCALAAIKSGKCELQRSPSSASSSTTNTSHKQALNNSFGSQSDLSLPKKSGGGSASSSLKKKLANISFSGSENEPVINSVPPILEDDVFPCLSTSQARSPRLQNEDKRRIRSKSQHRVSIAPTRNELAFLDESPLFTSTTHRAVNGSNSPGDCNPGSQSPVGSAHVRANGLSRRTSFRSQTQRQGSIPVASPKSPLGGSVSSSSCYDLKSPAIADQTRAGVGQVHLEMKPAHGPKVLGFESLKSHASTGSQGSTGSKTSTGSSYGSTSNGNNLLRPMAMIKDPTVPDTEDPELLRNLHYVSPKAGVYRPVNPNMNGIGLLSGSAGSAGHNSSGIGTSKGKKNCSVM; from the exons atgatgatgatgatgtccaAGAAGTCTTTTGGTCAAGTGAGTGGTGCTAACACTCTAGATTTGTCTTCATGTTCGTCATCCTCTGGTCAATCAAAGATGGTTGGTCGCGCAGAATGTTCGGTGGTGCTTGTGGGTGATGCGAAATGTGGTAAATCATCCCTCATTCGAAGGCTCACACAAGACGAGTGGACAGAG GAGTATGTGCCAACCAGTTTCGACAAAGTCCTGGCAACTCAAGAGGTGAATAAGCAGAAGGTGGATCTGATTCTCTGGGACACTTCAG GCTCTCCAGCGTACGATTCGGTTCGTTCCCTCTCATATCCTGATGCGGATGTGTTTTTATTGTGCTACAAAATCACTGATCCAATATCCCTCCGGAATGTGAAAAGCAAATGGGTTCCGGAAATCCGACGACACGCTCGTCAATGTGTGCCCATCATTTTGTGTGGGTGCCAATCAGATATGCGAACCGATCCGAGGACAATAGATCAACTATCCAAGGTCGGTCGAGGTCCTGTGAGCCAAGATCAAGCATTGGGTGTCTGCTGTGACATTGGGGCggtcaatttcattgaaaccAGTTCAAAATCCTACGAGGCCACGAAAGAGGTACAAGAGGCCTTTGAGTTATGTGCCCTGGCGGCCATCAAAAGCGGGAAATGCGAATTGCAGAGAAGCCCCTCTTCGGCTTCCTCCTCTACGACCAACACGAGCCATAAACAAGCCTTGAACAACTCCTTTGGGTCTCAATCAGACTTGAGCTTACCCAAGAAGTCGGGGGGAGGGAGTGCCAGTTCGTCTCTGAAGAAGAAGTTGGCCAACATCTCCTTTTCAGGATCCGAAAATGAGCCTGTCATAAATTCGGTGCCTCCCATTCTGGAGGACGATGTCTTTCCCTGTTTATCTACTAGTCAGGCTCGATCTCCCAGACTTCAAAATGAGGATAAGAGGAGGATCAGAAGCAAATCCCAACATCGAGTCTCAATAGCCCCTACGAGGAATGAGTTGGCCTTTCTCGACGAGTCTCCATTATTCACGAGTACCACTCACAGGGCTGTCAATGGATCCAATAGCCCGGGAGATTGTAATCCCGGCTCTCAATCACCTGTAGGCTCAGCCCATGTGCGTGCCAATGGTCTTAGTCGAAGAACCTCTTTCCGATCTCAAACGCAACGTCAGGGCTCGATTCCTGTGGCGTCACCTAAATCTCCCCTGGGAGGCAGTGTCTCCAGCTCCAGTTGCTACGATCTCAAATCCCCGGCAATAGCTGATCAGACTCGCGCCGGTGTAGGTCAAGTACATCTGGAGATGAAGCCCGCCCATGGACCTAAGGTACTCGGGTTTGAGTCACTCAAGTCTCATGCCAGTACCGGCAGCCAGGGCAGTACCGGCAGTAAAACGTCAACCGGCAGCAGTTACGGATCAACTTCCAACGGAAATAACTTGCTACGACCAATGGCCATGATTAAAGACCCTACCGTGCCCGACACGGAGGATCCAGAGTTGCTGCGTAATCTTCATTATGTCTCACCCAAGGCCGGCGTGTATCGACCCGTCAATCCCAATATGAATGGCATTGGCCTCTTGAGCGGATCTGCGGGGTCTGCAGGTCACAACAGTAGTGGTATTGGAACGAGCAAGGGCAAAAAGAACTGCTCGGTCATGTGA